The DNA window GGAGCTTCAAGCCTTCCATCGCGAACGCCAACACGTCGTTCTCCTTCACGCTGACCGACGGGGCTAACCCCAGAGCCTTCGGCGACAAGATCACCGTTCTCGGCGAGTTCCCAGGCAACCAGGCGCCGGATCGACCGAGCGTCCTGGCCACAATCCACGAGAGCAAGGCTCCCGGCTTGGTCGTGGGGACGATGGACGACCTCGACCCCGAGGGCAAGATTATCGATTATCAGTTCTTCGGAGCTCAGGCCAATTCGGACGGGAAGATCAGCGGTGACGGCCGGTTCGAGATCGTCGGCAACAAGATCGTCGTCAGGGACCTCTCCATGGTCGGGCAGCAGACCTACGTGCTTTTGGCCTCCGACGGGACCTATACCGTTCAGGGCAGCGCCACGATCACCGTCAAGGACAACCTCGGCCCGAAAATCAACTCCATCGCTCATTCTGGCAGCGGTCAGGCGGGAGCTGGCGCCGAGGCGGGGATGATCCTGGTCCAGGAGACCGCCGGTGCCGTGGAGATCGGCTCGGTGACGGCGTCCGACCAGGACGCCGCTATAGACGGCCGGACGCTCTCCTATTCCCTGGAGAACACCTATAACGGCCTGTTCACGATCGACGCCGCCGGCAAGATCCGGATCGCCGACGCCAGCAAGCTGCCGGTCAACGGCGACACGCCATACGCCTTGAAGGTCCGGGTCTCCGACGGAACCGACATGACGGAGCAGACGGTCACCGTGAAGGTGAAGGAGACGTCTACAAACCAAGCTCCCACCAACCTGTCGCTGACCATCCCGAACAACGCGGTGAAGGAGTTCACCGCCGTCGGTCAGGAAGTCGGCACGCTCTCGGCGACCGATGCGGATGGAGATACGCTCACCTACAAGCTGCTCGACACCGCCGGCGGCCGGTTCGACATCAAGGGCAACAAGCTCGTGCTGGCGGGACCGGGCGTCAACTTCGAGGACATGGCGTCCCACCAGATCAAGGTCGAGGTGAGCGACGGCAAGGTCACGACCCAGCAGGTCTTCACCGTCAAGGTCGAGGACCAGACCGACCTGACCAAGCGCGGCACGAAGAAGGCCGAGACGCTGAAAGGTCGCGCCCTCGACGACAATCTGAAAGGCGGCTCCGGCAATGCCAAGGACACCATCAAGGGGCTGGCCGGTGACGACAAGCTCTACGGCGAGGGCGGCAACGACTCGCTTCTAGGCGGCGACGGCATCGACAGCCTCTTCGGCGGCGCGGGCAACGACACCCTGAAGGGCGAGAACGGCCGCGATACCCTCACGGGCGATGCCGGCAACGACAACCTCTTCGGCGGCCGCGACAACGACAAGCTCTTTGGCGGCGCGGGCAACGATGTCATCAAGGGCGAGGACGGCGACGACATGCTCTTCGGCGAGGCCGGCAACGACAAGCTCTATGGCGGCGCGGGCAACGATGCCTTCGTGTTCACCAAGAAGCCCAGCAAGTCGGCCAATCTCGACCAGGTCGTGGATTTCAAGTCCGGTCAGGACAAGGTCTTCCTCGACAATGCCGTGTTCAAGAAGCTCGGCGTGCTCGGCACGATGGAAGCGCCCTTGAAGCTCGACGCGACCATGTTCAAAGCCAACAAGGCCACGGACAAGAACGATTATCTGGTCTACAAGAAGGGCGTGCTGTATTACGACGCCAACGGATCGGGCAAAGGAGGCGAGGTCGAGATCGCGAAGATCAAGAGCCTCAAGGCCGCTGATATCTTCATCATCTGACGGGCTGCTCCGGCGGCGCCTTTCACCCCGGCAGGGCAACCTGCCGGGGATTTTCGTTGGTCCGCCGGCACGATGCCGGCTCCGTTCATCTCCGCTTGTGGATCGAGCCCGTGACGTTCCTGACGGGTCGGGACGCCCGGGGTGAAACGGCAGTCCATGCCGGAGGGCCCGCCGGCGCATCGCACGGCTTGCCGCCGCGCCCGAGGCGGCGTATGAAACGTGATAATATTGATAAGAGGCGCTTCATCATGGCCAATCGCGATCCGGACTCGAACACCTATACCCTCCTTCCGGGAGAGCTGAATTTCGCTCTGGCGCCGCAGGACGGCGACGCCGACGTGATCGGCAACGGCCTCGACAACATCCTGACCGGCAACGACGGCAAAAACCTCCTGGTCGGCCTCGCCGGCGACGACACGCTCGACGGCGGCACCGGCGCCGATACCTTGCGGGGCGGCCTCGGCGACGATGTCTACCGTCTCGCAGGCGGCGACGACGCGATCGAAGGCGAGGATGCCGCGAATGGCGGCGGTGACGACACCATCCTGTCGGACTCAACGATCGACCTGGAAGACTATCCCGACATCGAAAACCTGACCCTGGAGGGCGCGGCCGACCTCGACGGCTTCGGCAATGCCCTCGGCAACACCATCCTGGGCAATGACGGCAGCAATACCCTCGACGGGCGCGACGGCGACGACAGCCTCGCCGGCGGCCTGGACGACGACCATCTGATCGGCGGCGACGGGAACGACACCCTCGACGGCGGCGACGGTGACGACCAGCTCGATGGCGGCGCCGGCAACGACACCTATCTCGTCGACGGCAGCGAGTTTATCAACGAAGGTGCCGACGAAGGCAACGACACCGTGATCGTCACGGTCAATATGGACTATACGATCCTCGGAACCCAGATCGAGAACATCGTGCTGACGGCCGGAGGGTCGGCGAGCGGCAACGATCTCGACAATCATCTCCTCGGCAGCGACCTCGACGACAATCTCAGCGGCGGCAAGGGCAACGACACACTCGTCGGCGGACTGGGAGACGATGTTCTCACGGGTGGAGAAGGGAACGACACCTACTACGTCGACAGCGATCTCGATACCGTCATCGAGCAGGCCGGCGAGGGTAACGATACCGTTATCGTCACTGGCGACATCGACTACACGCTCGTTGGAACGCAGATCGAGAACCTCGTCTTGACCCGGGGAGGATCCGCGACAGGCAACGATCTCGCCAACCGCCTGACCGGGGGCGACAACAGCAACGACGGTCTTGATGGCGGGAAGGGGGACGACACGCTCGACGGCGGTGGCGGGGCCGATGGCCTGACCGGCGGGGAGGGCAATGACACCTATTATGTCGACATCGATCTCGACTTCGTTTCGGAGCTGGCCAATCAGGGCTACGACAGGATCTACTCGCGGGCCAGCCTCAACTTGAGCATGCAGGGCGCCAACGTGGAGTATCTGGAACTCCTCGGCTCCGCCAATCTCAAAGCGACCGGAGACGGTCTCGCCAATGAGATCGTCGGCAACAGCGGCAGCAACAGCCTCTCCGGACTTGACGGCAACGACACGCTGAAAGGCGGGCTCGGCAGCGACACCCTGGATGGCGGCGCGGGGGCTGACGATCTCAAGGGCGGCCAGGGCGACGACACCTACACCATCGATGACCAGGACAGCGTGCACGAGGAGGCGGGCGAAGGCCGGGACACGGTCCGGGTCGGCTTCGCGGTCTATAGGCTCACGGACAATGTCGAGGACATGACCTTCACCGGCGCGGGCAACTTCGCCGGCACCGGCAACGATCAGCACAACTTCATCCGGGGCGGCGCCGGCAACGACACGCTCGCGGGAGGAAACGGGGACGATTCCCTCCACGGCGGCGCCGGCGCGGACCGCATGGACGGCGGGGCCGGCAGCGATCTCTACTGGGTCGACAACAAGGCCGACGTGATCGTCGATTCCGGCGTGGGCTTCGACCGGGTTCTCGCATCGGCCGATTACACGCTCGGGGCCAACCTGGAATACCTCGCCTTCGAAGGCAGCGGCAATTTCTCCGGTACCGGCAACGAGCTCGACAACACCCTCTACGGCAATACCGGGGCCAACACCCTGGACGGCGGCGCGGGGCGCGACCAGATCGACGGCGGCGAAGGGGCGGACCGCCTGCTCGGCGGCGCCGGGGACGACACGATCAGCGACTGGAAGGGCGACGACGTGATCGACGGGGGCGCCGGCAAGGACGATCTGCGCGGCGGCGTCGGCAACGACACCTATCTGGTCGATGGGCTCGACCTGGTGACGGAACTCGCCGGCCAGGGCATCGATACGGTGACGGCATCGGAAAGCTTCGCGCTCGGCGCGTCCGCGGAAGTCGAAATCCTGATGGCGAAAGCCGGCACGAACGCCATCAACCTCACCGGGAGCGACACCGCCAATGCGGTCTCGGGCAACTACGGCGCCAACGCGCTGTCCGGCATGGGCGGGGACGATGTCCTGACCGGCCATCTCGGCAGCGACACCCTCTCGGGCGGCCTCGGCAGTGACCGCCTTGCCGGCGGGATCGGCAAGGATGTCCTGCAGGGCGATGCGGGTGCGGACAGCTTCGTCTTCGACAGCCGCATCACGAAGGCGGATGCCGACAAGATCGTCGCGTACAATCCCGCCGATGACCGGATCTTGATCGAGAACGCCCTGGTGAAAGCCAACAAGGTCCTTTACAAGGCGGTCGGCAAGGGCACGGAGGCAAAGCCCGCCGCCCTGGCGAAGAAATTCTTCACGATCGGCTCGAAGGCAAAGGACAAGGATGACTTCTTCATTTTGAACACCAAGAAGTTCACCCTGTCCTACGATGCCGACGGCAGCGGCTCCAAGGCGGCTGTCGTGATCGCGACCTTCGACAAGAATGCGATGAAGAAATTCATCCACAAGGAGCTGTTCTTCATCTGAGGAGCCTGTCTCGCGGAGCGGGAGTCGGAGAGTGGCGCTGGCGATCGGCGCGGACGTCCGTCAGAACCGGATCCGGCGTCCTGCGTCTGCCGATGCGCCCCCCGATGCAATCTCACGCATCGGCGGTGCTGTCGAATCGCGCTCGACGAGGCAACAGGCGAGCTCCGTGCGGCGGACGACCCGCTCGCCGTGCGTCGCGAGTTCGACCAGCATGTCGACGGCCGTTTCGCCCAGCTCGCGGGCGGGAATGTGCATGGTGGTCAGCCGCGGCGTGAGCAGGTCCGAGATCGGCAGATCGTCCATGCCCATGATCGACATCTCGTCCGGGCATGCTATCTGGCGGGCCGTGAGAGCCGAGAGGGCGCCGAGTGCAAGGCTGTCGGCGGCGCACAGGAGCGCCGTCACATCGAGGGCGCCTCTGTCGAGACGCTCGCCGATGGCCTGTTCGGCGCATTCGGGGGTCCAGTCCTCGACGTCGATCACGTTCTCGTCCGGGCACGGCAGGCCATGTTCGGCGAGAGCGTCGCGCCAGCCTTCCAGACGCCGCCGGATGGTGGTGCGGCCGGGGCGCATGACGAAGCCGATGCGCTGGTGACCCAGGCCGATCAGATAATCGCAGGCCATGCGCGAGGCGGAGCGATTGCAGGGGCTGACGCTGGAGATGCGCATGAGGGGATCGTCCCCGTTGATGAGAACCGCAGGCTTCCCGCTCTCCTGGATGCGCTCCATCACCTGCATGTCGTCGATCGTGAGCAGGAGAGCGCCCAGGATGCTCTGGCTGTCGAGCACATCCCGGAGCGGAGCGTGGTTCTCGTCGGAGTCCGGCAGAGGCACCAGGGAGATCTCGATCTCCTTCGCCGTCGCGGCCGCCTTCAATCCCTCGAGCACATGCCAGGTGAACTGCGTACGCCGGTAATCCGTCATGGCGGCCGTGCTGGCAAAGACCGCGATACGCGCGCCCTGTATTCTGTTGGGAAGCGGATATCGAGCCCTCCTGGCGGCGTCGAGGATCCGCTCGCGGATGTCGTCCCGAACGCCTTTCTGGCCGGTCAGGGCACGCGACACGGTGCTAATGGAGACGTTGCACGCAAGGGCGATGTCGCCCAGCCGGGTGCGGCCCGGAGTCTTCGAAGGCAAGGTTGGTTTCTTCGACATGAGAGCGATGCTGCAAAAAATTTTCATGTTGCGCAATCTCCGGCGCTCATGAAAAATCCCACGAACGACAAGCCGATGCCTGGGAGGCAGTGCACATGAGGGACAGAATGCGTCCCAGCCGCGACGCCGCCACGTTCCATGAGGCTCATCGTGGCCGCTCGTTGGCTGGTGACATCCGCTCCAGCAGCCGGACAAGTCAGCCGGTCAGCCGAGCTGATCGGCTGCCCCGGAAACGGAGCCCGGGTCTCACGCTGCCGTGTCGGGCGCGCGTGGCGGGCAGACTGGGGTAAGGGCAGTCATGGCAAGCGAGACG is part of the Microvirga terrae genome and encodes:
- a CDS encoding LacI family DNA-binding transcriptional regulator; the protein is MSKKPTLPSKTPGRTRLGDIALACNVSISTVSRALTGQKGVRDDIRERILDAARRARYPLPNRIQGARIAVFASTAAMTDYRRTQFTWHVLEGLKAAATAKEIEISLVPLPDSDENHAPLRDVLDSQSILGALLLTIDDMQVMERIQESGKPAVLINGDDPLMRISSVSPCNRSASRMACDYLIGLGHQRIGFVMRPGRTTIRRRLEGWRDALAEHGLPCPDENVIDVEDWTPECAEQAIGERLDRGALDVTALLCAADSLALGALSALTARQIACPDEMSIMGMDDLPISDLLTPRLTTMHIPARELGETAVDMLVELATHGERVVRRTELACCLVERDSTAPPMREIASGGASADAGRRIRF
- a CDS encoding calcium-binding protein; this translates as MANRDPDSNTYTLLPGELNFALAPQDGDADVIGNGLDNILTGNDGKNLLVGLAGDDTLDGGTGADTLRGGLGDDVYRLAGGDDAIEGEDAANGGGDDTILSDSTIDLEDYPDIENLTLEGAADLDGFGNALGNTILGNDGSNTLDGRDGDDSLAGGLDDDHLIGGDGNDTLDGGDGDDQLDGGAGNDTYLVDGSEFINEGADEGNDTVIVTVNMDYTILGTQIENIVLTAGGSASGNDLDNHLLGSDLDDNLSGGKGNDTLVGGLGDDVLTGGEGNDTYYVDSDLDTVIEQAGEGNDTVIVTGDIDYTLVGTQIENLVLTRGGSATGNDLANRLTGGDNSNDGLDGGKGDDTLDGGGGADGLTGGEGNDTYYVDIDLDFVSELANQGYDRIYSRASLNLSMQGANVEYLELLGSANLKATGDGLANEIVGNSGSNSLSGLDGNDTLKGGLGSDTLDGGAGADDLKGGQGDDTYTIDDQDSVHEEAGEGRDTVRVGFAVYRLTDNVEDMTFTGAGNFAGTGNDQHNFIRGGAGNDTLAGGNGDDSLHGGAGADRMDGGAGSDLYWVDNKADVIVDSGVGFDRVLASADYTLGANLEYLAFEGSGNFSGTGNELDNTLYGNTGANTLDGGAGRDQIDGGEGADRLLGGAGDDTISDWKGDDVIDGGAGKDDLRGGVGNDTYLVDGLDLVTELAGQGIDTVTASESFALGASAEVEILMAKAGTNAINLTGSDTANAVSGNYGANALSGMGGDDVLTGHLGSDTLSGGLGSDRLAGGIGKDVLQGDAGADSFVFDSRITKADADKIVAYNPADDRILIENALVKANKVLYKAVGKGTEAKPAALAKKFFTIGSKAKDKDDFFILNTKKFTLSYDADGSGSKAAVVIATFDKNAMKKFIHKELFFI